The proteins below are encoded in one region of Delphinus delphis chromosome 4, mDelDel1.2, whole genome shotgun sequence:
- the LRRC3 gene encoding leucine-rich repeat-containing protein 3, with amino-acid sequence MGPMGRQGPSSLPVPTGGSCLLLLFCLRLGASCPQSCQCPDHAGAVAVHCSGRGLQEIPKDIPTDAVLLKLDANKIVRIPNGAFQHLNQLRELDLSQNAIETIGPAAFSGLAGGLRLLDLSHNHIRRIPKDALGKLSAKIRLSHNPLHCECALQEALWELKLDPDSVDEIACHTAVQEEYVGKPLIQALDSGVSFCSVHHKTTDVAMLLTMFGWFAMVITYVVYYVRQNQEDARRHLEYLKSLPSTPVSKDPISPAP; translated from the coding sequence TCCCTGCCGGTCCCCACGGGAGGCTCTTGCCTCCTGCTTCTCTTCTGCCTGCGGTTGGGCGCCTCTTGCCCGCAGAGCTGCCAGTGCCCTGACCATGCCGGGGCCGTGGCCGTCCATTGCAGTGGGAGGGGCCTGCAGGAGATCCCCAAGGACATCCCCACTGACGCTGTGCTCCTGAAGCTTGATGCCAACAAGATCGTCCGCATCCCCAACGGAGCCTTCCAGCACCTGAACCAGCTGAGAGAGCTGGACTTGTCTCAGAACGCCATCGAGACCATCGGCCCCGCCGCCTTCTCGGGCCTGGCCGGGGGCCTGCGGCTGCTGGACCTGTCTCACAATCACATCCGCAGGATTCCTAAGGACGCGCTGGGCAAGCTCAGCGCCAAGATACGCCTGTCCCACAACCCCCTGCACTGCGAGTGCGCCCTGCAGGAGGCCCTGTGGGAGCTGAAGCTGGACCCTGACTCGGTGGACGAGATCGCCTGCCACACCGCGGTGCAGGAGGAGTACGTGGGGAAGCCGCTCATCCAGGCCCTCGACTCTGGCGTCAGCTTCTGCAGCGTCCACCACAAGACCACCGATGTGGCCATGCTGCTCACCATGTTCGGCTGGTTCGCCATGGTGATCACCTACGTCGTGTACTACGTGCGCCAGAACCAGGAGGACGCCAGGAGGCATCTGGAGTACCTGAAGTCCCTGCCCAGCACTCCTGTGTCCAAGGACCCCATCAGCCCTGCGCCCTAG